A region of Fimbriimonadaceae bacterium DNA encodes the following proteins:
- a CDS encoding VF530 family DNA-binding protein, with the protein MVHAIHHHSMTIAHPRDPLHGITLETIVTTLVE; encoded by the coding sequence ATGGTGCATGCTATACACCATCACAGCATGACGATTGCTCATCCCCGCGATCCATTGCACGGCATTACGCTGGAGACCATCGTGACTACCTTGGTCGAA